A DNA window from Methylobacterium sp. NMS14P contains the following coding sequences:
- a CDS encoding SCO family protein: MAPSPLALIASAALVAVVATGTGAIVLQQGSPFSHSRKVGGPFTMADLDGRPVTQADLRGKPSVLFFGFTHCPDVCPTTLATLASALGRMGRDADRLNVVFVTLDPERDTPDTLRAYLASFDPRIRGFVGTPQQVARMADAYHVAYKRVPTKDGDYTMEHSATVALFDRTGRMVGEIGYGEDESNTFAKLITLALPGQCPPGGGANLWTTDGSTGSCGPRS; encoded by the coding sequence ATGGCACCGAGCCCTCTCGCCCTCATCGCCTCCGCCGCCCTCGTCGCCGTGGTCGCCACCGGCACCGGGGCGATCGTCCTCCAGCAGGGCTCGCCCTTCAGCCATTCCCGGAAGGTCGGCGGCCCGTTCACGATGGCGGATCTCGACGGCCGCCCGGTGACCCAGGCCGATCTCCGCGGCAAGCCGTCCGTCCTGTTCTTCGGCTTCACCCACTGCCCGGACGTCTGCCCGACGACGCTCGCGACCCTGGCGTCGGCCCTCGGCCGGATGGGCCGCGACGCGGACCGCCTCAACGTCGTCTTCGTCACCCTCGACCCGGAGCGCGACACGCCCGACACCCTGCGGGCGTACCTGGCCTCGTTCGATCCGCGGATCCGCGGCTTCGTCGGCACGCCGCAGCAGGTCGCCCGCATGGCCGACGCCTACCACGTCGCCTACAAGCGCGTGCCGACCAAGGACGGCGACTACACGATGGAGCATTCCGCCACCGTGGCGCTGTTCGACAGGACCGGCCGCATGGTCGGCGAGATCGGCTACGGCGAGGACGAGTCCAACACCTTCGCGAAGCTGATCACCCTGGCGCTGCCGGGGCAGTGCCCGCCGGGGGGCGGCGCCAACCTCTGGACGACCGACGGCAGCACCGGCAGCTGCGGTCCGCGGAGCTGA
- a CDS encoding DUF6894 family protein has protein sequence MVHADPPPRPGLRHRSRRGRTLSLTDGHRAVAPRDPLADPARGCDLPRFFLNVRRRGTLIADQEGDELPDRTAAECLAHDILRDMRRLPHVYGTPRGWRADTFVITDEAGAVVAEVPYDSVL, from the coding sequence GTGGTTCACGCCGATCCGCCACCCCGTCCGGGCCTGCGACACCGTTCCCGGAGGGGACGCACTCTGTCTCTGACGGACGGGCACCGCGCCGTCGCGCCGAGGGACCCGCTGGCCGATCCTGCAAGGGGATGTGACCTGCCCCGCTTCTTCCTCAACGTCCGGCGGCGCGGCACGCTGATCGCCGATCAGGAGGGCGACGAGCTGCCCGACCGGACCGCGGCCGAGTGCCTTGCCCACGACATCCTGCGCGACATGCGGCGCCTGCCGCACGTCTACGGCACGCCGCGCGGCTGGCGCGCGGACACCTTCGTGATCACCGACGAGGCCGGCGCCGTGGTCGCCGAAGTGCCCTACGACAGCGTGCTCTGA
- a CDS encoding DUF6894 family protein, with translation MRYFTDFIDDRGLSLDEEGLPFADLHTACLSAAEALIEAVHDRLRVRTDRPAPGDAGLVLETRVRDAAGSTVFRARLTLDLDWYPSDS, from the coding sequence GTGCGCTACTTCACCGATTTCATCGACGACCGCGGTCTGTCCCTCGACGAGGAGGGGCTGCCCTTCGCCGATCTCCACACGGCCTGTCTGTCGGCGGCCGAGGCCCTGATCGAGGCCGTGCATGACCGGCTCCGTGTCCGGACGGACCGGCCGGCCCCCGGAGATGCCGGACTGGTGCTGGAGACGCGGGTCCGGGACGCGGCCGGCAGCACCGTCTTCCGCGCCCGCCTCACCCTCGACCTGGATTGGTACCCCTCCGACAGCTGA
- a CDS encoding glucan biosynthesis protein yields MITRRVLTAIGLLALAPYPGLARAAGGGPRLAPPEPMDLDRLKDLARTLRDRPYAPPPEAPASAALDALTYGPLQEIRYPPGHALFADSPYPVTFFHLGNFFRHPVKVYALEGGQAREVLYSHDLFTYPPGNPAQDVPDGAGFAGFRFQKAPAGQPGDDGDWLAFLGASYFRAAGDGAQYGASARGIAIDTAPGPGKTEEFPVFTRFYVSPAADGAVTVLALLEGRSLTGAYRFVARKEPHVVIDVACTVYMRKAVERFGMAPLTSMLWYSEGASRFLASDWRPEVHDSDGLLMQTGAGELIWRPLNNPPRLSVSAFADRSPKGFGLLQRDRAYENYIDDGFEENRPDIWVEPEGDWGRGSVQLVEIPTHQETDDNIVALWVPDDAPQAGTDRSFAYRLRWTVKEPVATDLARCVATRATKAAWLADADRRPGRANLVRQFVLEFEGAALSGLDPEKATVALTLSRGSVEEVGATWAPYGKPSPWRVFLKVYAEGPDPVEMRLQLRSGDRLLSETWTYQYYPQAPGTVL; encoded by the coding sequence TTGATCACGCGCCGCGTCCTGACCGCCATCGGGCTCCTGGCCCTCGCGCCGTATCCCGGCCTCGCCCGGGCCGCCGGCGGCGGGCCGCGCCTGGCGCCGCCCGAGCCCATGGATCTCGACCGGCTGAAGGACCTCGCCCGGACGCTGCGGGACCGGCCCTACGCGCCGCCGCCGGAGGCCCCCGCCTCGGCGGCCCTCGACGCCCTGACCTACGGGCCGCTCCAGGAGATCCGCTACCCGCCGGGCCACGCCCTGTTCGCCGACAGCCCGTACCCGGTAACCTTCTTCCACCTCGGCAACTTCTTCCGCCACCCCGTGAAGGTCTACGCCCTCGAGGGCGGGCAGGCCCGCGAGGTGCTCTACAGCCACGACCTGTTCACCTACCCGCCCGGCAATCCGGCCCAGGACGTCCCGGACGGGGCGGGCTTCGCGGGATTCCGGTTCCAGAAGGCGCCCGCCGGCCAGCCGGGCGACGACGGCGACTGGCTGGCCTTCCTGGGCGCCTCCTATTTCCGCGCCGCCGGCGACGGGGCGCAGTACGGCGCCTCGGCCCGGGGCATCGCGATCGACACGGCGCCCGGGCCCGGCAAGACCGAGGAATTCCCGGTCTTCACCCGCTTCTACGTGAGCCCGGCCGCGGACGGCGCCGTGACCGTGCTGGCGCTCCTCGAGGGCCGGAGCCTCACCGGCGCCTACCGGTTCGTCGCGCGGAAGGAGCCGCACGTCGTCATCGACGTCGCCTGCACGGTCTACATGCGCAAGGCGGTCGAGCGCTTCGGCATGGCGCCCCTCACCTCGATGCTCTGGTACTCGGAGGGCGCGAGCCGCTTCCTCGCGAGCGACTGGCGGCCCGAGGTGCACGATTCCGACGGCCTGTTGATGCAGACCGGGGCCGGCGAGCTGATCTGGCGGCCGCTCAACAACCCGCCCCGCCTCAGCGTCAGCGCCTTCGCGGACCGGTCGCCGAAGGGGTTCGGCCTGCTCCAGCGCGACCGCGCGTACGAGAACTACATCGACGACGGCTTCGAGGAGAACCGGCCCGACATCTGGGTCGAGCCGGAGGGCGACTGGGGCCGCGGCAGCGTCCAGCTCGTGGAGATCCCGACCCACCAGGAGACCGACGACAACATCGTCGCCCTCTGGGTGCCGGACGACGCGCCGCAGGCCGGAACCGACCGCAGCTTCGCGTACCGGCTGCGCTGGACCGTCAAGGAACCGGTCGCCACCGACCTCGCCCGGTGCGTCGCGACCCGGGCCACCAAGGCCGCGTGGCTCGCGGATGCCGACAGGCGCCCGGGCCGGGCCAACCTCGTGCGGCAGTTCGTGCTGGAATTCGAGGGCGCGGCCCTGTCGGGCCTCGATCCCGAGAAGGCCACGGTCGCGCTCACCCTGTCGCGCGGCAGCGTCGAGGAAGTCGGCGCCACCTGGGCGCCCTACGGCAAGCCGAGCCCCTGGCGGGTCTTTCTCAAGGTCTACGCCGAGGGTCCGGATCCGGTGGAGATGCGCCTGCAGCTGCGATCCGGGGACCGGCTGCTCTCCGAGACCTGGACCTACCAGTACTACCCGCAGGCACCCGGCACGGTGCTGTGA
- a CDS encoding MBL fold metallo-hydrolase: MAQQIPVDPQARADDPRRDAERDDATHAIADDVAYQRHVLVNVVFVGAPGAGDRGWVLVDAGVMGAKRGIQAAARARFGEGARPAAIVLTHGHFDHVGVLEDLAEEWDVPVYAHALERPYLDGSAAYPTPDPSVGGGLLGRLSPLFPTRPVDVSGRLRLLPEDGSVPPLPGWRWIHTPGHAPGHVSLWRESDRTLIAGDAFITTAQESAYAVATQAPELHGPPMYLTIDWPAARASVRALAALAPERVITGHGRPLQGPEMRRALDALAEDFDRVAVPETGRFVENPRGAADGSAYRAPR; this comes from the coding sequence ATGGCCCAGCAGATCCCCGTCGACCCGCAAGCCCGGGCCGACGATCCCCGCCGCGACGCCGAGCGGGACGACGCGACCCACGCGATCGCCGACGACGTCGCCTACCAGCGCCACGTCCTGGTCAACGTCGTGTTCGTGGGCGCCCCCGGCGCGGGCGACCGGGGCTGGGTCCTGGTCGATGCCGGCGTGATGGGCGCCAAGCGCGGGATCCAGGCCGCCGCCCGGGCCCGCTTCGGCGAAGGCGCCCGGCCGGCCGCGATCGTCCTGACCCACGGCCATTTCGACCATGTCGGCGTCCTGGAGGACCTCGCGGAGGAATGGGACGTCCCGGTTTACGCGCACGCCCTGGAGCGGCCCTATCTCGACGGCAGCGCCGCCTACCCGACGCCGGATCCGAGCGTCGGCGGCGGACTTCTCGGACGCCTGTCGCCGCTGTTCCCCACCCGGCCCGTCGACGTGTCCGGGCGGCTGCGCCTCCTGCCGGAGGACGGTTCGGTGCCGCCCCTGCCCGGCTGGCGCTGGATCCACACGCCCGGCCACGCGCCCGGCCACGTCTCGCTCTGGCGCGAATCCGACCGGACGCTGATCGCGGGCGACGCCTTCATCACGACGGCGCAGGAATCCGCCTACGCGGTCGCGACGCAGGCGCCGGAGCTGCACGGGCCGCCGATGTACCTGACGATCGACTGGCCGGCGGCGCGCGCGTCGGTGCGGGCGCTCGCCGCGCTCGCCCCGGAGCGGGTCATCACCGGACACGGCCGGCCGCTGCAGGGGCCCGAGATGCGCCGCGCCCTCGACGCCCTGGCGGAGGATTTCGACCGGGTCGCGGTTCCGGAGACGGGCCGGTTCGTGGAGAACCCGCGCGGGGCCGCCGACGGCTCCGCCTACCGGGCGCCGCGCTGA